One region of bacterium genomic DNA includes:
- a CDS encoding S8 family serine peptidase: MIRKLSLVFLLIAIVSLVLDLRPQSASAQITGWQQKVDPLVLTAAAAGPAEFLVALTQQADLSGASSLKSKQEKGRYVFDTLTALSNQTQSPVITQLDLLGVSYRRFWIVNAIWVRGDLSIVQAMAQRSDVSFIYPSGSGALGLPGGTEAEQSSSVENVVLSIGSNISRVKADQVWALGYTGQGVVVAGADTGVAWTHSALKDKYRGWNGTSANHNYNWHDAIKNPNTGCPASSPEPCDDDVLLGGGHGTHTVGTMVGDDGGANQIGMAPGAKWIACRNMNNGLGVVPTYLDCMEWFLAPTDMNGNNPDPAKSPHVINNSWGCVEGCASPLLKQQIDASRAAGIVYVVSAGNEGDTCNTIAFPLAVYQSAFTVGATNINNDAIAGFSSRGSVLTNPLEGILRKPDISAPGVNVRSSLRNGGYGNLSGTSMAGPHVAGLVALIISANRCLAGKVDRIEEIIEQYAVHLTTTEGCGGDTNDQVPNNVFGWGRIDALAAVQAAIASNHPPVAAGDQATTSTNTPVTIQVLANDSDPDEDSITVTGVTQGAKGSVTSNPDGTVTYTPNNGFAGQDSFTYTIADCAGASSTASVNVQVEGQGNCSEIDDSDAAVEYKGGWHLRENSSASQGGYHRRLGNNNGSNRPTARIVFDGNDVTYFYVKSNTGGSANIFIDGVLRETLSYGSSQSGPENPTFGHSRTYSNLGAGTHQLVIEHLSGAGYVDGFSFGCEAGAGADASAAAYHSQTEVSQTSGNQGLVWQRKITLGGSDRELSVVVEGTALPVTVQLLDPKGLLLASGGALIQGLSASGLDQKISNTGNYTVRIPNVPAGSQVISISIARTVQN, translated from the coding sequence ATGATACGGAAGCTTAGTCTGGTGTTCTTACTGATCGCAATTGTTTCCCTTGTGTTGGATCTGCGCCCTCAAAGTGCTTCGGCGCAAATCACAGGATGGCAACAGAAAGTGGATCCGCTGGTTCTGACAGCTGCTGCCGCCGGGCCAGCCGAATTCTTAGTTGCATTGACACAACAAGCCGATTTGAGCGGGGCCAGCAGCCTGAAAAGCAAACAGGAAAAAGGGCGATACGTCTTCGACACGCTTACTGCTCTATCGAACCAGACACAATCTCCCGTTATCACTCAGCTTGATCTTCTCGGGGTTTCCTACCGTCGATTCTGGATTGTGAATGCGATTTGGGTTCGTGGCGATCTTTCCATCGTTCAAGCAATGGCACAGCGGTCCGACGTTAGTTTTATTTACCCGTCGGGATCGGGCGCATTGGGTCTTCCCGGAGGAACCGAAGCAGAACAGAGTTCTTCAGTAGAAAACGTGGTTCTGTCCATTGGCTCAAACATCAGCCGCGTCAAAGCGGATCAGGTATGGGCTTTGGGTTATACAGGGCAGGGTGTTGTTGTGGCGGGCGCCGATACGGGAGTCGCCTGGACGCACTCTGCGTTAAAGGACAAATATCGCGGGTGGAATGGCACGAGTGCAAATCATAATTATAACTGGCACGACGCAATCAAGAATCCGAATACCGGCTGTCCCGCATCTTCACCTGAACCCTGTGATGATGATGTTTTGCTGGGTGGCGGACATGGAACGCACACAGTGGGAACAATGGTTGGCGATGATGGTGGAGCCAATCAAATCGGTATGGCGCCCGGAGCAAAATGGATCGCTTGCAGGAACATGAATAACGGTCTGGGAGTGGTCCCAACATATCTGGATTGCATGGAGTGGTTTCTCGCGCCAACTGATATGAATGGCAACAATCCGGATCCAGCCAAATCGCCTCACGTGATTAACAATTCCTGGGGATGCGTCGAAGGATGCGCCTCTCCCCTGTTGAAGCAACAGATTGATGCGAGCCGCGCTGCAGGCATTGTATACGTTGTATCCGCGGGAAACGAGGGGGATACGTGCAACACCATCGCTTTTCCGCTTGCGGTCTACCAATCTGCTTTCACAGTAGGAGCGACCAACATCAACAATGATGCAATTGCAGGTTTCAGCAGTCGCGGTTCCGTGCTTACGAATCCATTAGAAGGAATACTCAGGAAGCCGGACATATCCGCCCCCGGTGTGAATGTGCGTTCGAGCTTACGAAACGGCGGATACGGAAATCTCAGCGGCACGAGCATGGCCGGTCCGCACGTTGCGGGTCTGGTAGCATTGATCATCTCCGCCAATCGATGTCTGGCAGGAAAAGTGGATCGCATTGAAGAGATCATTGAGCAATACGCGGTTCACCTGACAACGACAGAAGGGTGCGGTGGAGACACAAATGATCAGGTCCCCAATAACGTTTTTGGCTGGGGCAGAATTGATGCGCTTGCTGCGGTGCAAGCGGCCATCGCCAGCAACCATCCGCCCGTCGCTGCCGGCGATCAGGCGACAACATCCACCAATACTCCGGTAACCATCCAGGTCCTGGCAAATGACAGCGATCCCGATGAAGATTCAATTACTGTAACCGGCGTTACGCAGGGGGCAAAGGGTTCCGTCACTTCCAATCCTGATGGGACAGTCACCTACACTCCGAATAACGGATTCGCAGGTCAGGACAGCTTTACTTACACGATAGCCGATTGCGCAGGCGCCTCTTCCACAGCATCCGTAAATGTGCAGGTCGAAGGTCAGGGCAACTGTTCGGAAATCGATGATTCTGATGCTGCCGTTGAATACAAGGGCGGCTGGCATCTGCGCGAAAACAGCTCCGCTTCGCAGGGCGGGTATCATCGCCGGCTTGGCAACAATAATGGCAGCAACCGGCCAACCGCGCGGATTGTATTTGACGGAAACGATGTAACTTACTTCTACGTTAAATCGAACACGGGAGGATCGGCGAATATTTTCATCGATGGAGTGCTGCGGGAAACTCTGTCGTACGGCTCAAGCCAATCAGGACCTGAAAATCCGACATTCGGCCATTCGCGGACTTACTCGAATCTTGGCGCGGGCACGCATCAATTAGTCATCGAACATTTGAGCGGCGCAGGTTACGTTGACGGATTTAGTTTCGGCTGTGAAGCAGGAGCGGGAGCAGATGCCTCAGCTGCCGCTTATCATTCACAAACTGAAGTCAGCCAGACATCCGGGAATCAGGGACTCGTGTGGCAGCGGAAAATCACGCTTGGTGGTTCCGATCGCGAACTCTCCGTGGTTGTCGAAGGCACCGCGCTCCCCGTAACGGTTCAACTTCTAGATCCGAAAGGACTGTTGCTCGCTTCAGGCGGAGCGTTGATTCAAGGACTGAGCGCCTCGGGCCTTGATCAGAAGATTTCGAACACAGGAAATTACACTGTAAGAATTCCTAATGTACCCGCGGGATCGCAAGTGATCAGCATCAGCATTGCCCGCACTGTGCAAAATTAG
- a CDS encoding protein kinase, with protein sequence MSHDSKDSPVPFHKEIPFVEGDFQKFCADRVSGSSEFPDGRFGPYEKLEFLGQGGMARVYKAFDPVLGREIALKFLLVDEPSLTARLLLEAQAQARIDHLHVCRVYEAGELEGRPYIAMQYVRGRSLLDLREQLTIEQKLLAIRDVAEGVHAAHRAGIIHRDLKPSNILLESSERQQWISYVMDFGLARDLSSPGITKTGVVVGSPLYMAPEQAFGLASQVDRRCDVYSLGVTLYQTLSGKLPMEGSTDVEVLVKAFQDEVVLLRTRNPEIPRDVETIVMKCLEKEPARRYQSAKALAEDIDRYLEGEPIQARPVSLIRKIGKKLRKHKGLMATATVALLITIIFGWISWNTRRQAQEQVMIAGQFGKQIQQIESVMRIAYMLPLHDTRQEKQVVRKRSDSIRKQMKLVGSLGYGPGHYAIGRCYLALKDYEKAQDHLQMAWQSGYHEAEVAYSLGLVLGKLYQEKMQAAQRLSNQILRDKEIQQIEKTIREDALTYLASSKGVWGEAPTYVEALLSFYEKKYPEALVKANESFKAYPWLYEAKQLQGDAYLLMGDDKLNHGNLTGAEKDYETAGQLYAAASEIAKSDASIYKSNTQRLGQLLYLKRQRGENVSDVYRAALDSINKALLASPDDSDAHIAKSWLHIRWAESISEVGNDPNEPRNLAIHSSQEALRWNPKDIDAYETLGMSYWRKGEYENDHGQDPRASLSRAIEFSDKLLQSKPNYVWAFNNSGLAHWTKGNYELQHGIDPRTSLHSAIEDFQQAIQASPNYIWPHTNVGNAYTHLAHYEIRKGMDPLHSLNHAIASYREALKLNPTFAVGHNNLGSAYHFRAIYEISQDLDSADSLNQAATAYRKAFELKPDYIWPYNNLAQICALESTKQLEKGVDPSKTLEEGRSAIARALEISDSYSLIYQTKGEVEIAAARWAIREKKIPDPYFRNAEQSLRLALQKDETNLEAIVDSIVLFRWMAEWNLSRGADPSVPIKDGLRYADAALKIDPQIADASALMGRLLFMKARISRDPKPYLVLAQSALIKALKANKNLEQEYWPILKEVESLLLKREQP encoded by the coding sequence ATGTCTCATGATTCGAAAGATTCTCCTGTTCCTTTCCACAAAGAAATTCCATTCGTAGAGGGGGATTTCCAAAAATTTTGCGCGGATCGCGTTTCCGGTTCTTCTGAGTTTCCTGATGGCCGCTTTGGACCATATGAAAAACTGGAATTTCTAGGTCAGGGCGGAATGGCACGAGTATACAAAGCGTTCGACCCCGTACTTGGACGTGAAATTGCGCTGAAGTTCTTGCTTGTAGACGAGCCATCACTAACAGCGAGACTCTTACTAGAGGCTCAAGCCCAGGCCCGCATCGATCATCTGCATGTCTGCCGCGTATACGAAGCAGGCGAGCTGGAAGGAAGACCCTACATTGCAATGCAATATGTTCGCGGTAGATCCTTGCTGGATTTGCGGGAACAATTGACAATCGAACAGAAGCTGCTTGCAATCCGCGATGTGGCTGAAGGAGTTCATGCTGCGCATCGTGCTGGAATCATCCATCGTGATTTGAAACCTTCGAATATTCTGCTCGAATCGAGTGAGCGACAACAATGGATTTCCTACGTGATGGATTTTGGACTCGCACGCGACTTAAGTAGTCCGGGCATCACGAAAACCGGAGTTGTGGTTGGAAGCCCGCTTTACATGGCACCGGAGCAGGCGTTTGGACTGGCTTCGCAGGTGGATCGCAGGTGCGATGTATACAGTTTGGGGGTCACGCTTTACCAGACTTTATCGGGGAAGCTTCCGATGGAAGGAAGCACCGATGTCGAAGTTCTGGTAAAAGCTTTTCAAGATGAGGTTGTTCTCTTAAGAACGCGCAATCCTGAAATCCCTCGCGATGTGGAAACCATCGTAATGAAATGTCTGGAAAAAGAGCCTGCCCGGCGATATCAATCGGCGAAAGCGCTTGCGGAAGACATTGATCGATATTTAGAAGGGGAACCGATCCAGGCACGACCGGTCAGTCTGATCAGAAAGATCGGGAAAAAGCTCCGCAAACACAAAGGTCTGATGGCGACCGCAACCGTTGCGCTTTTGATAACCATCATTTTCGGTTGGATCAGTTGGAATACCCGCAGGCAAGCTCAAGAGCAGGTGATGATCGCCGGTCAATTCGGCAAACAGATTCAACAGATCGAAAGTGTGATGCGTATTGCTTACATGCTTCCGCTTCATGACACAAGACAGGAGAAACAGGTCGTTCGAAAACGGAGCGACTCCATCCGCAAGCAGATGAAACTGGTTGGTTCCCTGGGATATGGCCCAGGACATTACGCGATCGGCCGTTGCTATCTCGCCTTAAAGGATTATGAAAAAGCCCAAGACCATCTGCAAATGGCCTGGCAAAGCGGATACCACGAGGCGGAGGTTGCCTATTCTTTGGGGCTTGTGCTTGGAAAACTTTATCAGGAAAAAATGCAAGCGGCACAGCGTTTGAGTAACCAGATTTTGCGCGACAAGGAGATTCAGCAAATTGAGAAAACGATAAGAGAAGACGCGCTGACCTACCTGGCGTCCAGTAAAGGAGTTTGGGGAGAAGCTCCTACTTACGTGGAAGCTTTACTTTCCTTTTATGAAAAGAAATATCCGGAAGCATTGGTCAAAGCAAATGAGTCATTCAAAGCGTATCCCTGGCTCTATGAAGCAAAACAATTGCAGGGCGACGCTTATTTGTTGATGGGTGATGACAAATTGAATCACGGAAATCTTACAGGAGCAGAAAAAGACTATGAGACAGCGGGACAGCTTTATGCGGCAGCTTCCGAGATTGCAAAGAGTGATGCATCCATCTACAAAAGCAACACACAGAGGCTGGGTCAGCTATTGTATTTAAAAAGGCAACGGGGGGAAAACGTATCTGACGTTTATCGTGCCGCGCTTGATAGCATCAATAAGGCATTGCTGGCGAGTCCGGATGATAGCGACGCACATATCGCCAAATCCTGGCTCCACATAAGATGGGCTGAATCGATCTCTGAAGTCGGAAACGATCCCAATGAGCCGAGGAATCTGGCCATTCATAGTTCTCAAGAAGCGCTTCGGTGGAATCCTAAAGACATTGACGCCTATGAAACATTGGGAATGTCCTACTGGCGCAAAGGAGAATATGAGAATGATCACGGTCAGGATCCACGAGCTTCCTTGAGCCGGGCCATCGAATTCTCAGACAAACTCCTTCAAAGCAAACCCAATTATGTTTGGGCTTTTAACAATTCCGGGCTCGCGCATTGGACGAAGGGGAACTATGAATTGCAACACGGAATCGATCCGCGAACTTCGTTGCATAGTGCGATTGAAGATTTTCAGCAGGCCATTCAGGCATCGCCCAATTACATTTGGCCCCACACCAACGTGGGAAATGCTTACACCCACCTGGCTCATTATGAAATCAGAAAAGGCATGGATCCACTCCATAGTTTGAATCATGCGATTGCGTCTTACCGGGAAGCCCTTAAGCTCAATCCGACTTTTGCTGTTGGACACAACAATCTTGGCAGCGCATATCATTTTCGGGCGATCTATGAAATCAGCCAGGACCTCGATTCCGCGGATTCCTTAAATCAGGCAGCGACAGCATACAGAAAAGCATTCGAGCTAAAGCCCGATTACATATGGCCCTACAATAACCTTGCTCAAATCTGCGCGCTTGAGAGCACAAAACAACTCGAAAAAGGGGTGGATCCTTCTAAAACATTGGAGGAGGGAAGGAGCGCAATTGCGAGGGCTCTGGAAATCAGTGATTCGTATTCGCTCATTTATCAGACAAAGGGGGAAGTTGAAATTGCAGCAGCGCGATGGGCAATTCGCGAGAAAAAGATTCCTGATCCTTATTTCCGCAACGCGGAGCAATCGCTGCGTTTGGCATTGCAAAAGGATGAGACGAACCTGGAAGCGATCGTTGATTCGATTGTGCTCTTTCGTTGGATGGCAGAATGGAACCTGTCCCGTGGAGCGGATCCCTCAGTCCCAATCAAGGATGGCCTGCGCTATGCGGATGCTGCGCTAAAAATTGACCCGCAAATAGCGGATGCGTCTGCCTTGATGGGGCGATTACTTTTTATGAAGGCCCGCATCAGCCGGGACCCCAAACCCTATCTGGTACTGGCGCAATCCGCCCTGATCAAAGCGCTAAAAGCTAATAAGAATTTGGAACAGGAATACTGGCCGATTTTGAAGGAAGTCGAATCGTTGTTGTTAAAGAGAGAACAACCATAA
- a CDS encoding response regulator: protein MAQNGPLWYHNYSKRYQNGPFWNHFGIHLNYEKLPQCFKSIFFPEIRGEVKQTTNPGPEVTDLEGKGETILLVDDNDSVRGAVASILSLKGYKFIQAKNGLDAVRLIDVKNEKIDLLISDVVMPGMNGRNLARRMRESIPNLEVLLMSGYADASSDSELDTTNIIFMSKPVHTETLLSKARVLLDDQRNAS, encoded by the coding sequence ATGGCACAAAATGGACCGTTATGGTACCACAACTATTCAAAACGATACCAAAACGGTCCATTTTGGAACCACTTTGGCATACATTTGAATTATGAAAAGCTACCGCAATGTTTCAAATCTATTTTCTTTCCCGAGATTCGGGGTGAGGTGAAGCAGACAACAAATCCCGGCCCGGAGGTGACCGATTTGGAGGGGAAAGGGGAAACGATTTTGCTTGTTGACGATAACGATTCAGTGCGAGGTGCAGTAGCCTCAATTCTCTCGTTAAAGGGATACAAGTTTATTCAGGCTAAGAACGGGCTGGACGCTGTTCGATTGATCGATGTCAAAAACGAAAAAATCGATCTACTGATTTCAGATGTGGTCATGCCAGGCATGAATGGCAGAAACCTTGCGCGGCGGATGCGGGAGTCGATTCCCAATCTAGAAGTGCTGCTGATGTCGGGATATGCCGACGCATCCAGCGACAGCGAGTTAGACACAACAAACATAATCTTCATGTCGAAGCCTGTGCACACGGAAACGTTGCTTTCCAAGGCCCGCGTGTTGCTGGATGATCAGCGCAACGCCAGCTAA